The following are from one region of the Jatrophihabitans telluris genome:
- a CDS encoding helicase HerA-like domain-containing protein, with protein MAEQRSTTASADTAARIAAGYAAGGAAVELGAVVLDGTAFPADRVRIPLAMMNRHGLIAGATGTGKTKTLQGLAEQLSAAGIPVVVADIKGDLSGLAQAGAGNDKITARATDTGDDWTPTAYPVEFLALGGLGSGVPVRATITAFGPILLSKVLNLNSTQESSLNLIFHYADTAGLPLLDLKDLRSLIQFLTSADGKAELEAIGGLSKATAGVILRELITLDSNGGDVFFGEPEWEPADLLRTAPDGRGIISAIELNQVQDKPALFSTFLMWLLADLFHDLPEVGDIDKPKLVFFFDEAHLLFHDASKAFLDQVAQTVRLIRSKGVGIFFVTQVPADVPDDVLAQLGNRVQHALRAFTPDDADNLAKAVRTYPKTADYDLGELLTQLGTGEAVVTVLSERGAPTPVAWARMRAPRSLMAQIDPAAQTQAVSSSSLQPKYGTAVDRESAYEKLAARLAPAAPAGGDSAPQASTPAQPGPSSGAPRGESHQNEAGGVISEVLGSSAFKSFTRSAASALGREITRSLFGTARRRR; from the coding sequence ATGGCAGAGCAGCGCTCGACCACGGCATCAGCGGACACGGCGGCCCGGATCGCGGCCGGATACGCCGCCGGCGGTGCCGCCGTGGAACTCGGCGCGGTGGTGCTGGACGGCACCGCCTTCCCCGCCGACCGGGTGCGAATCCCGCTGGCCATGATGAACCGGCACGGCCTCATCGCCGGTGCGACCGGCACGGGTAAGACCAAGACGCTGCAGGGGCTGGCCGAGCAACTGTCGGCCGCCGGCATTCCGGTTGTGGTCGCCGACATCAAGGGGGACCTGTCGGGCCTGGCTCAGGCAGGCGCCGGCAACGACAAGATCACCGCCCGGGCCACCGACACCGGTGACGATTGGACGCCCACCGCCTACCCGGTGGAGTTCCTCGCGCTGGGCGGTCTCGGGTCCGGCGTGCCGGTGCGTGCGACGATCACCGCCTTCGGCCCGATCCTGCTGAGCAAGGTCCTGAACCTCAATTCGACGCAGGAATCGTCGCTGAACCTCATCTTCCACTACGCCGACACCGCCGGTTTGCCCCTGCTGGACCTGAAGGATCTGCGCTCACTCATCCAGTTCCTCACCTCCGCGGACGGCAAGGCCGAACTCGAGGCGATCGGTGGCCTGTCCAAGGCCACCGCGGGTGTGATCCTTCGTGAGCTGATCACGCTGGACAGCAACGGTGGGGACGTCTTCTTCGGCGAGCCGGAATGGGAGCCCGCCGACCTGCTCCGCACCGCGCCGGACGGCCGCGGGATCATCTCGGCCATCGAGCTGAACCAGGTCCAGGACAAGCCGGCGTTGTTCTCGACGTTTCTGATGTGGCTGCTGGCCGATCTGTTCCACGACCTGCCCGAGGTCGGCGACATCGACAAACCCAAGTTGGTGTTCTTTTTCGACGAGGCCCACTTGCTGTTCCACGACGCGTCCAAGGCATTCCTGGATCAGGTCGCGCAGACGGTGCGCCTGATCCGGTCCAAGGGCGTGGGCATCTTCTTCGTGACCCAGGTTCCGGCCGACGTTCCCGACGATGTGCTCGCTCAGCTGGGAAACCGCGTCCAGCATGCGCTGCGCGCCTTCACCCCCGACGACGCCGACAACCTGGCCAAGGCCGTCCGGACCTACCCGAAGACCGCCGACTACGACCTGGGGGAGTTGCTGACCCAGTTGGGGACGGGAGAGGCCGTTGTCACCGTGTTGTCCGAACGGGGGGCGCCGACGCCGGTCGCGTGGGCGCGGATGCGGGCACCGCGCTCACTGATGGCGCAGATCGATCCGGCGGCCCAAACCCAGGCCGTGTCGTCCTCGTCCCTGCAGCCCAAGTACGGCACCGCCGTCGACCGCGAGTCGGCCTATGAGAAGTTGGCGGCACGGTTGGCGCCGGCCGCACCGGCCGGCGGCGACTCGGCGCCGCAGGCGTCCACTCCGGCTCAGCCCGGGCCCTCGTCCGGCGCGCCGAGGGGCGAGTCTCACCAGAACGAGGCCGGCGGCGTCATCTCCGAGGTGCTCGGATCGTCGGCGTTCAAGTCCTTCACGCGGTCGGCGGCCAGTGCCCTGGGACGCGAGATCACCCGCTCCCTGTTCGGTACTGCGCGCCGGAGGCGGTAG
- a CDS encoding amidohydrolase family protein translates to MTLGSERESLHVKGILLPEETVRDVWVVDGRLSFTPVPQAVTVASTGWVLPGFVDAHCHIGLSPEGHNPDPDEQAEQARTNRDAGALLLRDAGSPVDNRSVQQAEDLPRLIRAGRHIARPHRYIRGLGVEVEPPDLVAEVERQAAFGDGWVKIAADWIDRSDGAASDLGPVWPDEVLAAAVSRAHELGVRVAAHVFGEDALPGLINAGLDSIEHGTGLTDDLLGEVVSRGIAVVPTLINIDNFPAIAAQGEARFPRYARHMRALHATSRRRVRTAYEAGVAIYTGTDAGGSLPHGHIRDEIRLLVEAGLPQPDVIAQASWRARQWLGYDGLVEGAEADFIVYPRDPRADLSVLYEPTCTVLRGRVVAAR, encoded by the coding sequence ATGACGCTTGGTTCGGAGCGCGAGTCCTTGCACGTCAAGGGGATTCTCCTTCCGGAGGAGACCGTTCGCGACGTGTGGGTGGTCGACGGCCGGCTCTCGTTCACCCCCGTGCCGCAGGCGGTCACCGTCGCGTCAACGGGTTGGGTGCTGCCGGGATTCGTCGATGCGCACTGCCACATCGGCCTCTCACCGGAGGGGCACAATCCCGACCCGGACGAGCAGGCCGAGCAGGCACGGACCAACCGGGATGCCGGCGCTCTGCTGCTGCGCGACGCCGGTTCGCCGGTGGACAACCGCAGTGTGCAGCAGGCCGAGGACCTGCCGAGACTGATTCGCGCGGGGCGCCACATTGCCCGTCCGCATCGCTACATTCGCGGGCTGGGCGTGGAGGTCGAGCCGCCCGATCTGGTCGCGGAGGTGGAGCGCCAGGCAGCGTTTGGTGACGGCTGGGTCAAGATCGCGGCGGACTGGATCGATCGATCCGACGGTGCGGCCTCCGACCTGGGGCCCGTTTGGCCGGACGAGGTCTTGGCGGCCGCCGTCTCGCGAGCGCACGAACTCGGAGTCAGGGTCGCCGCGCACGTGTTCGGTGAGGATGCCCTGCCGGGGCTCATCAACGCGGGCCTGGACTCGATCGAGCACGGCACCGGTCTGACCGACGACCTGCTCGGGGAGGTCGTGAGCCGGGGGATCGCGGTGGTGCCGACGTTGATCAACATCGACAACTTCCCGGCGATCGCGGCGCAGGGAGAGGCGAGATTCCCCCGCTACGCCCGGCACATGCGGGCTCTGCACGCGACGTCGCGCCGGCGCGTTCGCACCGCCTACGAAGCCGGCGTCGCGATCTATACCGGGACCGACGCCGGCGGATCCTTACCGCACGGCCACATTCGCGACGAGATCCGGTTGTTGGTCGAGGCCGGTCTCCCGCAGCCGGATGTCATCGCTCAGGCGTCGTGGCGGGCTCGGCAGTGGCTCGGCTACGACGGCCTGGTTGAGGGCGCCGAGGCGGACTTCATCGTCTACCCCCGTGACCCGCGCGCGGACCTGAGCGTCTTGTACGAACCGACGTGCACCGTTCTGCGTGGGCGCGTGGTCGCTGCCCGGTAG
- the fabG gene encoding 3-oxoacyl-ACP reductase FabG, with amino-acid sequence MAGVQNRVAVVTGAAQGIGAAIAIRLAAAGAAVAVVDLAQDATADTVAAITSAGGSAIGVGADVSKSDQVQAAVERVAAELGGLDILVNNAGVLRDNLLFKMSEDDWDTVMNVHLKGAFLCSKAAQKYMVEAKYGRIINMSSTSALGNRGQSNYSTAKAGLQGLTKTLAIELGPFGVTANAIAPGFIETAMTKATAERVGTTIEQMREAVAGAVPVRRGGVPADIANTALFFAGEESGYVTGQVIYVDGGRGLL; translated from the coding sequence ATGGCAGGCGTTCAGAACCGGGTCGCAGTCGTCACCGGCGCCGCACAGGGAATCGGCGCGGCGATCGCGATCCGGCTCGCCGCGGCCGGCGCGGCCGTCGCGGTGGTCGATCTCGCGCAGGACGCCACGGCTGACACGGTCGCGGCGATCACGTCCGCGGGTGGGTCGGCCATCGGCGTCGGCGCCGACGTCAGCAAGTCCGACCAGGTTCAGGCCGCGGTCGAACGGGTGGCCGCAGAGCTCGGCGGGCTCGACATCCTCGTCAACAACGCCGGCGTGCTGCGGGACAATCTGCTCTTCAAGATGTCCGAGGACGACTGGGACACCGTGATGAACGTCCATCTCAAGGGCGCCTTCCTGTGCAGCAAGGCAGCCCAGAAGTACATGGTCGAGGCCAAGTACGGACGGATCATCAACATGAGCTCGACCTCCGCGCTGGGCAACCGGGGCCAGTCCAACTACTCGACCGCCAAGGCCGGGCTGCAGGGTCTGACCAAGACGCTGGCGATCGAACTGGGCCCGTTCGGCGTCACCGCGAACGCCATCGCTCCCGGCTTCATCGAGACCGCGATGACGAAGGCGACCGCCGAGCGCGTCGGCACCACCATCGAGCAGATGCGCGAAGCCGTGGCCGGAGCGGTTCCGGTGCGGCGCGGGGGCGTGCCCGCCGACATCGCCAACACCGCGCTGTTCTTCGCCGGCGAGGAGTCCGGTTACGTCACCGGCCAGGTGATCTACGTCGATGGCGGCCGGGGCCTGCTCTGA
- a CDS encoding MFS transporter, giving the protein MPSPRRNRAIAVRRWAVAVAVYLLAVFHRTSLGVAGLAATTRFGIGPGQLSSFVMLQLAVYAAMQIPTGVLVDRYGSRRLLLAAAALMATAQIAFALVPSYSLALLARGLLGCGDALTFVSVLRFAAGQFAPRRYPALVAATGALGALGNVVSTLPLTLALHSLGWTPTFVGAGLLSVLSGVVVYLVLPAPAPVVGRLDSVQSLRSSLARVLARVRSAWSLPGTRVGFWVHFTSMSLSLTFGVLWGVPFMVEAQGLSRNEASTILLANVALSVLVSPLLGLLVSRWTATRVPVAIGTAVVTVSFWLAVLTGFSRPMPVAVLVALALLTGLGGPVSAIGFSLARDYNGPAIVGTATGVVNVAGFLGSILACLGIGWVLDMRASTDLGAYRLAFGVAVAVQVAGLVQMVRWWLRARRVVLQAQDAGRPTPVELIRHRWDIG; this is encoded by the coding sequence GTGCCGAGCCCGCGGCGCAATCGTGCGATCGCCGTCCGTCGATGGGCGGTTGCGGTAGCGGTGTACCTGCTCGCGGTGTTCCACCGCACGTCCCTCGGAGTCGCGGGGCTGGCGGCGACCACCCGCTTCGGAATCGGCCCGGGTCAGCTCAGCAGCTTTGTGATGCTGCAGCTGGCGGTCTATGCCGCAATGCAGATCCCGACGGGAGTGCTGGTAGATCGCTACGGCTCGCGCCGGCTCCTGCTCGCCGCCGCGGCACTCATGGCAACCGCTCAGATCGCCTTCGCCCTGGTACCGAGCTACTCGTTGGCGTTGTTGGCGCGCGGTCTGCTGGGATGCGGGGATGCGCTGACGTTCGTCAGCGTCCTGCGTTTCGCAGCGGGGCAGTTCGCCCCTCGACGCTACCCGGCGCTCGTGGCCGCGACGGGCGCCCTCGGGGCCCTCGGCAACGTCGTGTCGACCCTGCCGCTGACGCTGGCGTTGCACAGCCTGGGTTGGACGCCGACGTTCGTCGGCGCCGGCTTGCTGTCGGTGCTCAGCGGGGTCGTGGTGTATCTCGTCCTGCCCGCTCCCGCTCCGGTCGTGGGGCGTCTCGACAGCGTGCAGAGCCTGAGGTCCTCGTTGGCCAGGGTGCTGGCCCGGGTGCGCAGTGCGTGGTCCTTGCCCGGCACCCGGGTGGGCTTCTGGGTCCACTTCACCTCGATGTCGCTCTCCTTGACCTTCGGGGTGCTGTGGGGCGTGCCGTTCATGGTCGAGGCGCAGGGCCTGAGCCGCAACGAGGCCTCGACGATCCTGTTGGCCAACGTCGCGTTGTCGGTCCTCGTCAGCCCCCTGCTCGGCCTGCTGGTCTCGCGCTGGACGGCCACTCGCGTCCCTGTGGCCATCGGCACGGCTGTTGTCACGGTCAGCTTCTGGCTTGCCGTCCTGACCGGTTTCAGCCGCCCGATGCCTGTTGCTGTCCTGGTCGCGCTGGCGTTGCTCACCGGCTTGGGCGGCCCGGTCAGCGCGATCGGGTTCTCGCTCGCCCGCGACTACAACGGGCCGGCCATCGTCGGCACCGCGACCGGTGTCGTGAACGTGGCCGGGTTCCTCGGCAGCATTCTCGCGTGTCTGGGTATCGGCTGGGTGCTCGATATGCGGGCCAGCACCGATCTCGGGGCGTACCGCCTGGCCTTCGGCGTGGCCGTTGCCGTCCAGGTCGCCGGACTCGTCCAGATGGTGCGCTGGTGGCTCCGGGCGCGGCGGGTGGTCTTACAAGCGCAGGACGCTGGACGCCCCACGCCGGTGGAACTCATCCGGCATCGGTGGGACATCGGCTGA
- a CDS encoding S8 family serine peptidase: MAGSVTAASLPAGASPASPSAPAVPSTSAAPSTSAAPSAPSGSPRRSAPAAVPVSPLVLQRARTSSAVRAAITQAASRAVQAPAALDPTLYAVTGIRHGALGSVTKTNNRGQVLVTVTGSGAAAAANASGADVLATVQQATTVLAKPSQLLALARAAGVADVAPAQKAFTQAVCDVPVDQGANSQCTEGITASNADAWHTSGNEGAGTTVAIVDAGFSGLASEIAAGNLPSDVATPGSVQGANQNFCGSGTSGLGTTEHGTAVAEVVHQLAPKATLLLYCVVDNVTFAKAGDAIIAKKQAGKALIVNSSLGFGGDGRADGSGLTRSGYYISTALTVKKARDNGILWVQSSGNNAQDHWYGSITDVDKSGLNKGYVDLFTHTEDTDAFALAPGASASVYLTWDQWPVARQGLNIEIEEFNGSQLVGYGQGSSIPGIAAAPVRNMELYNGSGETHTYTISVRVAGKAAGGRYDLSYFGDMSPSLRADPSYFGESNAHGNAARAASGSVTEPASSPYALAVGAWDLNTADDGTANTDFWKYDTLQPFSSRGPTIDGRVKPDIIGFDGVTTNQNPNTGLNPFYGTSAAAPHVAGAAALVAAANPGWDAAQIQTYLEQHTTRTPAVPNSTLGHGLLNLSAVANGHDTPTPALFHAMSDPVHLLDTRTGAGGHVGALTAGQTLSVNPASGGVPASATSVVLTLAGVNAAGSTYLSAYGNTYSPLNGLTLSSTVPRGATTITVPLTSSKTFVLRNNGAKVDATIDLLGYYSPPGSPTPAAFKAEAGYGGLTSPMRILDTRTTVGGHHAKLARNQQLTVPITTKGYGVPANATAVVVNLTAVDMSAQGYISAFPNTQAGTTALVFRQSSRANLAVVPLNAAGGFKVLNSAQSTTDLLISVLGYYTPSSTVGYVGFDQPVRIFSTATGNGKYGYQGKLTPETASPNLPVYGGGIYGVPHDVKALSVGLTATSTGASGFLVAYAGSSGPPASSLHFVPGRSVSNNAVVSLRAGGSFALHVSATANSAVDLLGYFR, encoded by the coding sequence GTGGCGGGATCGGTCACCGCGGCGAGCCTTCCCGCCGGGGCTTCCCCGGCAAGCCCGTCAGCCCCGGCCGTGCCGTCGACCTCAGCCGCGCCGTCGACCTCAGCCGCGCCGTCGGCGCCGTCGGGTTCGCCGAGGCGCTCCGCACCGGCCGCTGTCCCGGTCAGCCCGCTGGTGCTTCAGCGCGCACGGACCTCCAGCGCGGTGCGCGCGGCCATCACGCAGGCCGCGAGCCGTGCGGTGCAGGCGCCCGCCGCCCTGGACCCGACCCTGTACGCGGTCACCGGAATCCGCCACGGCGCTCTGGGCAGCGTGACCAAGACCAACAATCGCGGCCAGGTACTCGTGACCGTCACCGGCAGTGGCGCGGCCGCCGCGGCGAACGCATCGGGCGCGGACGTGCTGGCGACGGTCCAGCAGGCCACGACCGTGCTGGCCAAGCCGTCCCAGCTGCTTGCCCTGGCGCGCGCGGCCGGGGTGGCCGACGTGGCACCGGCACAGAAGGCGTTCACCCAGGCTGTCTGCGACGTCCCGGTCGACCAGGGGGCGAACTCCCAGTGCACCGAGGGCATCACCGCGTCCAACGCCGATGCGTGGCACACCTCGGGCAATGAGGGTGCCGGTACCACGGTCGCGATCGTCGACGCCGGCTTCTCCGGACTGGCGAGCGAGATCGCGGCGGGCAACCTGCCCAGCGACGTAGCAACGCCGGGCAGCGTGCAGGGGGCCAACCAGAACTTCTGTGGATCCGGCACGAGCGGCCTCGGCACCACCGAGCACGGCACGGCGGTCGCCGAGGTCGTGCATCAGCTCGCTCCCAAGGCGACGCTGTTGCTGTACTGCGTGGTCGACAACGTCACCTTCGCCAAGGCCGGTGACGCGATCATCGCCAAGAAGCAGGCGGGCAAGGCCCTGATCGTCAACTCCTCTCTGGGATTCGGTGGCGACGGGCGTGCTGACGGCTCCGGTCTCACCCGCAGCGGGTACTACATCTCGACGGCGCTGACCGTGAAGAAAGCCCGCGACAACGGCATCCTCTGGGTTCAGTCGTCGGGCAACAACGCTCAGGACCACTGGTACGGCAGCATCACCGATGTCGACAAGTCCGGTCTGAACAAGGGTTATGTCGACCTGTTCACGCACACCGAGGACACCGATGCCTTCGCGCTGGCGCCAGGCGCATCGGCCTCGGTCTACCTCACGTGGGATCAGTGGCCGGTCGCTCGCCAGGGTCTCAACATCGAGATCGAGGAGTTCAACGGCTCGCAACTGGTCGGCTACGGTCAGGGCAGTTCGATTCCGGGAATCGCCGCCGCTCCGGTGCGCAACATGGAGCTCTACAACGGATCGGGCGAGACGCACACCTACACGATCTCCGTTCGGGTCGCCGGGAAGGCAGCCGGCGGCCGGTACGACCTCAGCTACTTCGGTGACATGTCGCCCTCGCTGCGCGCCGACCCTTCCTACTTCGGCGAGAGCAACGCTCACGGCAACGCGGCCCGGGCGGCTTCTGGCAGCGTGACCGAACCGGCCAGCTCGCCCTACGCCCTTGCTGTCGGGGCGTGGGATCTGAACACCGCCGACGACGGCACCGCCAACACCGATTTCTGGAAGTACGACACCCTGCAGCCGTTCTCCTCGCGGGGCCCGACGATCGACGGACGGGTGAAGCCGGACATCATCGGCTTCGACGGCGTGACGACGAACCAGAACCCCAACACCGGGCTGAATCCGTTCTACGGAACCTCGGCCGCGGCGCCGCACGTCGCGGGCGCCGCCGCGCTGGTCGCTGCGGCCAATCCCGGCTGGGATGCCGCCCAGATCCAGACTTACCTCGAACAGCACACCACCCGAACTCCGGCCGTTCCGAACAGCACGCTCGGTCACGGGCTGCTCAACCTTTCCGCGGTGGCCAACGGGCACGACACCCCGACGCCGGCGCTGTTCCATGCAATGAGCGACCCGGTGCACCTGCTCGACACCAGGACCGGTGCCGGCGGCCACGTCGGGGCGCTGACTGCGGGCCAGACGCTCTCCGTCAATCCGGCAAGCGGCGGTGTGCCCGCAAGCGCGACGTCGGTGGTGCTCACCCTGGCCGGTGTGAACGCGGCCGGTTCGACCTACCTCTCCGCCTACGGCAACACTTATTCGCCTCTGAACGGGCTCACGCTGTCGAGTACGGTCCCGCGCGGTGCCACGACGATCACCGTCCCACTCACCTCGTCCAAGACCTTCGTGCTCCGAAACAACGGCGCCAAGGTCGATGCGACGATCGACCTGCTCGGCTACTACAGCCCGCCCGGATCGCCCACGCCGGCGGCCTTCAAGGCTGAGGCCGGCTACGGCGGCCTGACCAGTCCGATGCGCATCCTCGACACCAGGACCACCGTCGGCGGCCACCACGCGAAGCTGGCCCGAAACCAGCAGCTCACGGTGCCGATCACGACCAAGGGTTATGGGGTGCCGGCCAACGCGACCGCGGTGGTGGTGAACCTGACCGCGGTCGACATGTCCGCGCAGGGCTACATCAGCGCGTTCCCCAACACCCAGGCGGGCACGACGGCGCTGGTCTTCAGGCAGAGTTCACGCGCCAATCTCGCCGTGGTCCCACTCAACGCCGCCGGTGGCTTCAAGGTGCTCAACTCGGCCCAGTCGACCACCGACCTGCTGATCTCGGTGCTGGGCTACTACACCCCGTCCTCCACCGTGGGGTACGTCGGCTTCGATCAGCCCGTCCGGATCTTCAGCACGGCCACCGGGAACGGCAAGTACGGCTACCAGGGCAAGCTCACGCCGGAGACGGCCAGCCCCAACCTGCCGGTCTACGGCGGCGGAATCTACGGCGTTCCCCACGACGTCAAGGCGTTGTCGGTCGGCCTGACCGCGACCTCGACCGGCGCCTCGGGCTTCCTCGTGGCGTACGCGGGCAGCTCCGGTCCGCCGGCCTCCAGCCTGCACTTCGTGCCTGGCCGGTCGGTGTCGAACAACGCGGTGGTCTCGCTGCGTGCCGGAGGCTCGTTCGCTCTGCACGTATCGGCTACCGCGAACTCTGCCGTCGACCTGCTCGGCTACTTCCGCTGA
- a CDS encoding SDR family oxidoreductase has protein sequence MQLKDAVVVITGAGSGIGAGLGRRFAAEGARAVVLADRDLAAARTVAAELGGIGQAAQVDVTDEAAVSALVTAVLAQHGRIDLFCSNAGLTTGVGLEAGAAADAAWQRAWEVHVLAHVYAARAVVPAMVEAGGGYLLNTASAAGLLTAPGDAPYSVTKHAAVAFAEWLAVEYADRNVRVSVLCPMGVATPLLLDPLAAGSAAARTVADSGPILDVETVAEAVVAAVTSEAFLVLPHPEVGSFWAGKAADVDRWLAGTARLYERSRHAH, from the coding sequence ATGCAGTTGAAGGATGCGGTCGTGGTGATCACCGGCGCCGGAAGCGGCATCGGCGCCGGCTTGGGCCGCCGCTTTGCCGCCGAGGGTGCGCGCGCCGTCGTGCTGGCCGACCGCGACCTGGCTGCCGCGCGCACCGTCGCGGCCGAGCTCGGCGGGATCGGGCAGGCCGCCCAGGTCGACGTGACCGACGAGGCGGCGGTGTCGGCGCTCGTGACCGCCGTGCTGGCCCAGCACGGTCGGATCGACCTGTTCTGCTCCAACGCCGGTCTGACCACCGGCGTCGGACTGGAAGCCGGGGCCGCGGCGGACGCAGCCTGGCAGCGAGCGTGGGAGGTCCATGTTCTCGCGCACGTCTACGCGGCGCGCGCGGTCGTCCCGGCGATGGTCGAGGCGGGCGGGGGATACCTGCTCAACACGGCGTCGGCGGCGGGGCTGTTGACGGCGCCGGGGGACGCGCCGTACTCGGTCACCAAGCATGCGGCGGTCGCCTTCGCCGAATGGCTGGCCGTGGAGTACGCCGACCGCAACGTACGGGTGAGCGTGCTGTGCCCGATGGGGGTCGCCACCCCACTGCTGCTGGACCCGCTGGCCGCGGGTAGCGCCGCGGCCCGGACGGTGGCCGACTCAGGCCCGATCCTGGACGTGGAGACGGTGGCCGAGGCGGTCGTCGCCGCTGTGACCTCGGAGGCATTCCTGGTGCTTCCGCACCCGGAGGTGGGTAGCTTCTGGGCCGGCAAGGCCGCTGACGTGGATCGGTGGCTGGCCGGTACGGCACGCTTGTACGAGCGCTCGCGGCACGCTCACTGA
- the ffh gene encoding signal recognition particle protein, with the protein MFDTLSDRLNKVFTGLRGKGRLSPADIDATAREIRIALLEADVALPVVRQFIAAVKERATGEEVSKALNPAQQVIKIVNEELIQILGGETRRLQFAKTGPTVIMLAGLQGAGKTTLAGKLARFLKDQGHAPVLVAADLQRPNAVNQLQVVGERAGVAVYAPQPGNGVGDPVAVAKDSIEFALRAQHDMVIVDTAGRLGIDADMMRQAADIRDAVQPQEILFVVDAMVGQDAVNTAEAFQSGVGFTGVVLTKLDGDARGGAALSVRSVTGQPIMFASNGEKLEDFDVFHPDRMASRILGMGDMLTLIEQAQRTFDADEAEKMAGKLAAGNQFTLEDFLDQLQAIRRMGPIGNLLGMLPGAGQMKEALAQVDDKDLDRTAAIIRSMTAAEREDPKIINGSRRLRIANGSGVKVSDVNSLVDRFFEARKMMMRMTGGMGLPGGNRRNARNAKNKKSKNKQAGKNRQGRGPSQPRMPAGFPNLPGGMGSLPGGLPGGFGAMPPLPPGTDLPDLSKLKFPKS; encoded by the coding sequence GTGTTCGACACCCTGTCCGACCGGCTGAACAAGGTCTTCACCGGGCTGCGCGGCAAGGGGCGGTTGTCCCCGGCCGATATCGACGCCACCGCTCGCGAGATTCGCATCGCTCTGCTCGAGGCCGACGTCGCCCTGCCCGTGGTTCGGCAGTTCATCGCCGCGGTCAAGGAGCGGGCGACCGGCGAAGAGGTGTCCAAGGCCCTCAACCCCGCCCAGCAGGTCATCAAGATCGTCAACGAGGAACTGATCCAGATCCTCGGCGGCGAGACCCGGCGCCTGCAGTTCGCCAAGACCGGCCCGACCGTGATCATGCTCGCCGGCCTGCAGGGTGCCGGTAAGACGACGCTGGCCGGCAAACTGGCCCGATTCCTCAAGGACCAGGGTCACGCTCCCGTCCTCGTCGCCGCCGACCTGCAGCGACCCAACGCGGTCAATCAGTTGCAGGTGGTGGGCGAGCGTGCGGGTGTGGCCGTGTACGCGCCGCAGCCCGGCAACGGAGTGGGCGATCCCGTCGCGGTCGCGAAGGACTCGATCGAATTCGCCCTGCGCGCCCAGCACGACATGGTCATCGTCGACACCGCCGGCCGGCTCGGTATCGACGCGGACATGATGCGCCAGGCTGCTGACATCCGGGATGCCGTGCAGCCGCAGGAGATTCTGTTCGTCGTCGATGCGATGGTCGGCCAGGACGCGGTGAACACCGCCGAGGCGTTCCAGAGCGGCGTCGGCTTCACCGGTGTCGTGCTGACCAAGCTGGACGGTGACGCACGCGGTGGCGCCGCGCTGTCGGTGCGCTCGGTGACCGGCCAGCCGATCATGTTCGCCTCCAACGGCGAGAAGCTAGAGGACTTCGACGTCTTCCACCCCGATCGGATGGCGAGCCGGATCCTCGGCATGGGCGACATGCTCACGCTGATCGAGCAGGCGCAGCGCACCTTCGACGCGGACGAAGCCGAGAAGATGGCGGGCAAGCTCGCCGCCGGAAACCAGTTCACCCTCGAGGACTTCCTCGATCAGTTGCAGGCCATTCGCCGGATGGGTCCGATCGGCAACCTGCTCGGGATGCTTCCCGGAGCCGGGCAGATGAAGGAGGCCCTGGCCCAGGTCGACGACAAGGACCTGGACCGCACGGCCGCGATCATCCGGTCCATGACCGCCGCCGAGCGCGAGGACCCCAAGATCATCAACGGCTCGCGGCGGCTGCGTATCGCCAACGGCTCGGGCGTCAAGGTCAGCGACGTGAACAGTCTCGTCGACCGGTTCTTCGAGGCCCGGAAGATGATGATGCGGATGACCGGCGGCATGGGTCTGCCCGGGGGAAACCGCCGTAACGCGCGCAATGCCAAGAACAAGAAGAGCAAGAACAAGCAGGCCGGCAAGAACCGCCAGGGGCGCGGCCCGAGCCAACCACGCATGCCAGCCGGCTTTCCTAACCTGCCCGGTGGGATGGGTTCGCTGCCGGGCGGCCTGCCCGGTGGCTTCGGTGCGATGCCGCCGCTGCCTCCCGGGACCGACCTTCCGGACCTCTCGAAGCTCAAGTTCCCCAAGAGCTGA